The Pirellulales bacterium DNA window CCTCGCGGCGGGTGCCGGATTGGCTGATGTCGATCGCCGGCCAGACGCGGCGGTCGGCCAATTTGCGGTCCAGCACCAGTTCCATGTTGCCGGTCCCCTTGAACTCTTGAAAGATCACTTCGTCCATGCGGCTGCCGGTATCGATCAGCGCGGTGGCGCAAATGGTCAGCGAGCCCCCTTCTTCGAATTGGCGGGCGCTGGCAAAAAGCTTCTTGGGAATGTCGAGCGCGCGGATATCGACACCACCGCTGCCGGTCCGGTCGCTACGGACGGTCTTGTTGAACGCGCGGGCCATGCGAGTGATAGAGTCCATCAGTAAAAAGACGTCCTTCCCCATTTCGGTCAGGCGCTTGCAGCGCTCGATCACCAGTTGCGACAGGCGCACGTGGCTTTCCACATCGCGGTCCAGGCTACTGGCAATGACCTCGCCACGGACAGAGCGCTTCATGTCAGTCACTTCCTCGGGACGCTCATCCACCAACAACACGATCAAATAAACATTGGGATAATTTGTGGAAATAGCCGCACTGACCTGTTGCAAGAGCATGGTCTTGCCCGTGCGCGGCGGCGCGACGATCAACGCCCGCTGCCCCTTGCCTAGCGGGGTCAGTAAATCCATGACCCGCGTGGTCAGCGGCTGCTGCCCGGTCTCGAGCTTGAGCCAGGTCTCAGGATTGATGGGCGTTAAATTATCAAATACCTTGACGTTGGGATATTGCTCGGGGGGCATGCCGTCCACGTCCAAAATTTCCTTGAGCCGCGGGCCTTGCTGGCGGCGGCCCGGCTGGACCATGCCGGATAGCATGACTCCCTCGCGCAGGCGGAATTTTTCGATCATGGTCCCGGGCACAAACGGATCAATCCGTTCACGGGCATAGTTGTTGTTCGGGCTACGCAAAAAACCGTAGCCATTGGGGTGCATCTCGAGGACGCCGCGGCCATGCTCCAGCGGGAGCGGTTCGCCGATATCCTCCCCCACGGGCTCGTTGTAATTCAGATTATCCACCGGGATATTGCTGGACATGGGACGGCGAAAGCTTTGACCGGGCGCTCCGCCACGACTGCCGCCGCGACCATTCATCGGTCTGCCGCCGGGATGTCCCCCGGAACCGGGACGCCCCCCCCGTGCCCGCCCGCCACCATTACCGCCACCCGGACTTTTTCGACCACGCGTCATAACAGAACACCTAATACGGCCCGGCAGAAACTGCGCGGGACAAAAAGCGGCCTCATGAGAAGCCAAAAGAGAATATTCAGCCACCGGGCACTCCACACCCAGCGGCCACCGAACCCACACGGAGCCTGGATAGAACAAATCCGCCAGGCGAAACACCAAAATTCGCAAGACATCCCAACAAACGGTTGCTAGAACTGCCAGCCTCTACGCCAGCTAATCAAGTGCCAACACCGCTTTATAAGCCTATATGCCCACCGGCGAAAGCCTCACAGGCGAAAAGCCATTCGCCGTGACATTCAGCGCGGAGACAAATCCCCCGCTGCCAAACCTTCCGTTGCTCTATGAATGCGGCGGGGCCGTATGCCGAGCAATTCCCCTGTATGAAAAAAAGCTATCACTCCACGCATCAATAACAAAGGTCAAAGTTCAATAACAGGAACAGTTCTATAACAGGAACGCTCTGGACGTTTAGGAATCACGTTTCAAAAAACGGAAAAGCCCAATTATAAGTGGCGGGCTTGGCCACCCCGTGTTCCCCATCTAAGCCCATGTTTGCGGCAATGCTTTTTTTATACCAAGTTAGCCAGTGCCTAAAGGTCAGCCAATATCTACAAGGTAGGCCAATATCTACAGGTCAGCCAGGGTACAGCTATGCCAGCATTAATGGCTAAGCCAACCTAGCAACGATGCCAGCGTTAACATTTAAGCCAGCCGAGCTATCAACGCAAAAGGGTCAGCACACAAATAACAGGTGATGACAGCGCGCCACTTTTTTTCAGGAAAGACCACTAGCAGAAGTCATGCCATAAACAGCTAAGAGCCAAAAAAGCATGTTTGCCGTAGCTTTTCCATAACAAGCGAACAGCTAGCAGAAAAAACTCCACTGCTAGTGTCTTGTTACTGTGGCCAGAATACGTAGGGTTGGCCAGCGAATGCCTTTTGTAGGATCAAAGGCAAATTGCTAATCTCTCCTTGAAATATAACGTCCCCACCCACGCTGTCAAGTGAATCCGGGGGGTGAATTTGCCAAGTGCGGGAATATTTTTGGGAAAGAACAAAGCCCGTTGGCCAGGGGGAGCGACGTCCTTTTTTGCTGTTCTG harbors:
- the rho gene encoding transcription termination factor Rho, translating into MTRGRKSPGGGNGGGRARGGRPGSGGHPGGRPMNGRGGSRGGAPGQSFRRPMSSNIPVDNLNYNEPVGEDIGEPLPLEHGRGVLEMHPNGYGFLRSPNNNYARERIDPFVPGTMIEKFRLREGVMLSGMVQPGRRQQGPRLKEILDVDGMPPEQYPNVKVFDNLTPINPETWLKLETGQQPLTTRVMDLLTPLGKGQRALIVAPPRTGKTMLLQQVSAAISTNYPNVYLIVLLVDERPEEVTDMKRSVRGEVIASSLDRDVESHVRLSQLVIERCKRLTEMGKDVFLLMDSITRMARAFNKTVRSDRTGSGGVDIRALDIPKKLFASARQFEEGGSLTICATALIDTGSRMDEVIFQEFKGTGNMELVLDRKLADRRVWPAIDISQSGTRREEKLLDPETLHAVTMLRRTLSTMHHVDAMEQLTTRLAKFKSNKEFINLISGARALSE